From Scophthalmus maximus strain ysfricsl-2021 chromosome 14, ASM2237912v1, whole genome shotgun sequence, one genomic window encodes:
- the umps gene encoding uridine 5'-monophosphate synthase — MANICIDSLILKLHDVDGVKFGEYKLKSGLLTPIYIDLRVLVSHPALMNQVSSLMYQRVQDEGLQFDSVCGVPYTALPLATIICSRHELPMLIRRKEAKDYGTKRLVEGSIRAGDTCLIIEDTVTSGASILETAEVLYKEGLKVTDAIVLMDREQGAAKMLASKGIRLHPIISMFKLLNVLQAAERIDSQTAQSVRKFILDNDTFRPGEENGNGAPATKKPCVQQNPELSYADRAELPNVHPLASKLLRLMEEKQSNLCLSADVTSSEELLQLADSLGPKICVLKTHVDILKDYTVALSQKLQALAEKHNFLIFEDRKFADIGNTVRHQYEGGLYQISSWSHIVNAHAVPGPGVVKGLSAVGKALGRGCLLIAQMSSKGSLATGEYTKATLKMAEEQSDFVIGFICGSKIANRPEFIHMTPGVQMLAGGDGLGQQYTTPEEVINNKGSDVIIVGRGVLEAPNRLKAAESYRKSGWDAYAKRLGRSGQ, encoded by the exons ATGGCAAACATTTGCATCGACAGTTTGATCCTGAAGCTCCACGATGTGGACGGGGTGAAGTTCGGGGAGTACAAGCTGAAGAGCGGCCTGCTGACGCCCATTTACATCGACCTGAGGGTCCTCGTGTCGCACCCTGCGCTCATGAACCAG GTGTCAAGTCTCATGTACCAGCGTGTGCAAGACGAGGGGCTGCAGTTTGACTCCGTGTGTGGGGTTCCGTACACGGCCCTGCCCCTGGCCACGATCATCTGCTCCAGACACGAACTGCCCATGCTCATCAGACGCAAGGAGGCCAAGGACTACG GGACCAAGCGTCTGGTGGAGGGGTCGATCCGTGCCGGGGACACGTGTCTGATCATCGAGGACACCGTGACCAGCGGCGCCAGCATCTTGGAGACTGCCGAAGTGCTATACAAAGAGGGACTTAAG GTGACGGATGCCATCGTCCTCATGGACCGAGAGCAAGGTGCCGCGAAGATGTTGGCCTCTAAGGGGATCCGGCTCCATCCAATCATCTCCATGTTCAAGCTGCTCAATGTGCTGCAGGCCGCCGAGCGCATCGACAGCCAAACTGCCCAGAGTGTCCGCAAGTTCATCCTGGACAACGACACTTTCAG GCCCGGCGAGGAGAACGGCAACGGAGCCCCCGCCACCAAGAAGCCATGTGTGCAGCAGAACCCGGAGCTGAGCTATGCAGACAGAGCTGAACTACCAA ACGTTCACCCTCTGGCATCGAAGCTGCTCAGGCTCATGGAGGAGAAGCAGTCGAACCTCTGCCTGTCCGCCGACGTGACCAGCAGTGAGGAGCTTCTCCAGCTGGCCGACTCTCTGGGTCCCAAGATCTGCGTGCTGAAGACGCACGTGGACATCCTCAAG GACTACACTGTGGCCCTCAGCCAGAAACTGCAGGCTTTGGCCGAGAAACACAACTTCCTCATCTTTGAAGATCGCAAGTTTGCTGACATCGGGAACACAGTCAGGCATCAGTACGAAG GTGGTTTGTACCAGATCTCCTCTTGGTCTCACATCGTGAATGCCCACGCGGTGCCGGGGCCCGGGGTGGTCAAGGGTCTGAGCGCCGTCGGAAAGGCTCTGGGTCGCGGCTGTTTGCTCATTGCGCAAATGAGCTCCAAGGGATCGTTGGCAACCGGCGAGTACACAAAGGCCACG CTGAAGATGGCAGAGGAGCAGTCGGACTTCGTGATCGGCTTCATCTGTGGATCCAAGATCGCCAACAGGCCAGAGTTCATTCACATGACCCCCGGGGTGCAGATGCTGGCTGGAG GTGATGGGCTGGGCCAGCAGTACACCACCCCAGAGGAAGTTATCAACAACAAAGGCTCTGATGTCATTATCGTGGGACGGGGTGTCTTGGAGGCTCCCAATAGGCTAAAAGCTGCCGAGTCATACAGAAAGTCAGGCTGGGATGCTTATGCAAAGCGACTGGGCCGGAGCGGCCAATAG